The window CAACGGGGGGCCTGCGGGGCGGATTCAGTTATCAGCGCCCCGGTGGCGAGCGCGGTGCCCCATTTCGGCGAGGAGCCGCCGCTCGTGGGCACGGGGGGCTCGGGCACGGTGTTTTTCGCCGGTTGCGGCCTGCACTGCCTGTTCTGCCAGAACTTCCAGATATCGCACCTTCCCCCGGGAGGGGCCGCGGACAGCGGGGTGCAGGAACTGGACGCCCAGGGCCTGGCCGGGCGCTTCCTGGCTCTTCAGCGGGCCGGCTGCCACAACCTGAACCTGGTCACCGCCAGCTCGCACCTTCCGGTCGTGCTGGCCGCACTGGAGCTTGCGGCCGCCTCCGACTGCCGCTTGCCCGTGGTCTGGAACAGCGGCGGCTACGAGACCGCCGAGACCCTGGCCCTTCTGGATGGGGTGGTGGATATCTATCTGCCCGACATGAAATTCGGTTCGGATGAGGCGGCACAGCGCCTGAGCGAGGGGCGCGGCTATGTGGAGCTCAACCGCGCGGCGGTGTCCGAGATGTTCCGTCAGGTGGGGCTCCTGGAACTGGATGCACGCGGTGTCGCTGTCCGAGGGCTGATCGTGCGCCACCTGATCCTGCCCGGCGGCCTGGCCGGCACCCGCCAGGTGCTGGAATTTCTTTCCCGCGACATCTCCCGCTACGTGCAGCTCAGCCTGATGTCCCAATATTTCCCCTCCTACCGGGCCACAGTCACCCCCGGGCTGGAGCGGCCGATCACTGTCCGCGAGTACGAGCAGGCCCTGGCCCTGGTCGAGGAGTTCCGCCTGGAGAATGTCTGGGCCCAGGCCCTGGAGAGCCGGGATAACTACTGCCCGGATTTCGAGCGGGACCAACCGTTCCAGGGGCTTTGAGGGGAACGGTCAAGAACTTGTTATGTTCGACCGTAAGGAGAGAATAGATACCGTAGGGGCGGCCCCCCGTGGCCGCCCGGATAAAAAGGGCAGGCACAGGGGTCTGCCCCTACGCGGACCGACGTCAGGAAGCACGCCTTTGGGATGAAATGCCCAGCGGTAGAGCCGTGAGGTGTCCATATGTAGGGGAGGGTTTTAAACCCTCCCCTAAGTTTTTTCGATGGTTTTGAGCCCTGCGAATAACCGCGCGGAATTCCTGATGGAATAGAGAATCCTGATGGCAAACTGAATTACCGGGGTATCGGAAAGGAAAGACTGAACGAAATCTCAGCGGCGGCCGTTCTTGGAAGCCGGGGCCGCGGCGGCGCCCCCGCTGAACACGCGCAGGAACAGCTTGAAGACCCAGGTGAAGAAGATCACGATCGGCTCGAAGATTTTCAGCAGGCCGATCTGCATGTTCTCACGGCGCACTTTCTGCACGCGGAACACCTTGTAGAGCTGTTCGATGTCCGCGCTCAGGTCGGGGTTGGCGCGCTCGATCTGCTCGAGCTGCTCGCGCAGGAATGTGGCGATCCCGGGAAAGCTCACGGCGTTGATGCCGTAGCGGGAGCAAAAATTCCTCAGGCGCTTCAGGTTAGAGCGCAGGGGGCTTTCCGAGTAATCGCTCATCAGGGTGCGCAGGGCCTCGATTTTCAGCTCGTCGGTCAGCATGTCCTTCATCTTCATCTTCTCGGCCATCTCGATCGCCTGTACGTAGAAACGGCTTTCCTTGAGCGAACCGATATGGTCGAGGAAGATCGCATCGAAGGCGAGCATGCCCTCCAGCGCGGTGGACAGGTTGCGCGCCTCATCGAAACGGGTTTTGCCCAGCAGGTTGCGGATCAGCTCGTTGAGCGATTCCCGCACATCCGGGCTGCTCATGTAGTTGGCAAACAGCTCCGGGCTTTCGTTCCTGAATTTCAGGGTGGCGGGGTTGTTCTTGAACTGCTCGATGAACTTGACCAGCTCGGCCGTGTTGTCGATGTCGGTGCGCTGGACCAGCTCCTTGAAATACAGGACCGCCGCGCTGACCAGGCTGGAGTCGGTGATCAGTTCCTGCTCCGGAAGGTAGGAACTCATGATGTTGGCCAGCAGGAACGCGTTGCGGGCGAAAGCATAGCCCTGGTTCTGCCCCTCCAGGCGTGAGGTCTCCTCGGAGTAGGCCGCGAACAGCATCCGCCCGATCTCCTTCGCCACGCCCTCATCCGAGATCAGGACATTGTTCCGCACTGCGCCGTTCTCGGCGCCCAGGGCCGCCACGGTACGGGAGGTCTCGTCCAGGCGTTCGAAGATGCGCTGGACCTTGGCATATTCCCGTTTGCTGAGGAAATGGTCGATTGTCTTGAACAGCAGGCGGCGGTCGGCGTGCAGGCTGGAGGCGGCCAGAAGGCCGGCGTAGAGCTGGATTCCCCCCGCGATCCGTCCATTGGCCGAATCGTTAAGGTCGCGCGAGAATTCCTTGAAAAATTCCGGATAGTAGTACTCAAGCTGAGTGATCTGCTTGTAGTTCAATATCTCCTGGAATTTATCGAAATTGTTCTCGGCGCAGAAAAGCAGTTCCTCCAGCTTTTCCCGGATCGGCTTGTAGAAACGGGAGATGATGTCGTTCTTGGACATGTACTCCGAAATCAGGGCCTTCACCTTGGCGGCATCCACAATGGAGCCGCGCGAGATAAGAAGGTCGTGATTGCGGATCAGTCCTTCGAGTTCTCCAACAACTGCCATCAAGGCTCCCTCCAGAAAAAACAAGCCCCCAGCCGGCGCATTCATTCCCTGTATTATTGCGAATTCTTAGAGTTTACGCAAGTATGGAATGCATGGGCCGCTGCAAGGCGTACAACCTGATTATCGACCCTGCGGGCAAAGGGGTTTAGTTTTTTCCGGATCGGGGCGGCCGGCTGTCTTGCCGGAGCGCACACCCGGTTGTAGATTGAGTCCCGGCGTACACCGCCGGAAGGGATTCACACTGTGAAAGTCCTGTATGTCACCGATCTCCACGGCCGCAAGGCGGCGTATGAGAAAGCCGCCGAGCTGGCGCACGGCTGCGGTGCGCGCGCGATTGTCAACGGCGGCGACCTCTATCCGCTGGGACCGGACCTGTTCGCGGTGCAGAAACAGTTCCTCGAGG of the bacterium genome contains:
- a CDS encoding radical SAM protein, with amino-acid sequence MSGTNETYKPGWLALAASGELTNRAERALELAAECRLCPRACRAKRSGGQRGACGADSVISAPVASAVPHFGEEPPLVGTGGSGTVFFAGCGLHCLFCQNFQISHLPPGGAADSGVQELDAQGLAGRFLALQRAGCHNLNLVTASSHLPVVLAALELAAASDCRLPVVWNSGGYETAETLALLDGVVDIYLPDMKFGSDEAAQRLSEGRGYVELNRAAVSEMFRQVGLLELDARGVAVRGLIVRHLILPGGLAGTRQVLEFLSRDISRYVQLSLMSQYFPSYRATVTPGLERPITVREYEQALALVEEFRLENVWAQALESRDNYCPDFERDQPFQGL